In the genome of Deinococcus aetherius, the window CATCCACCTCGTTCGCGGTTTGATCGGGAAACCCGGCAGCGGCATCCTCCAGATGAACGGCCAGCCCACCGCGCAGAATACCCGCGAGACGGGCGCGGACGGCGACCTGCCCGGCTTTCGCAACTGGGGCAACCCCGAGCACATCCGGCAACTGGCACAGCTCTGGAACGTCCCCTTCAACAAGATTCCCCACTGGAGTCCGCCCACCCACGCCATGCAGATCTGGCGTTACGCCGAGCAGGGCTCGATCAAGATGCTGTGGATCCAGGCGACCAACCCGGCGGTGAGCCTGCCACAGCTCTCCCGCATCCGGGGCATTCTGGACAAGGAAGACCTGTTCGTGGTCGTGCAGGACGCCTTCCTGACCGAGACCGCCGCCCGGGCCGACGTGGTGCTGCCCGCCGCGATCTGGGGCGAGAAGACGGGCACCTTCACGAACGTCAGCCGCACCGTGCACATCTCCTGCAAGGCGGTGGAGCCGCCCGGTGAGGCCAGGAGCGACCTGGACATCTTCCTCGACTACGCGCGCCGGATGGATTTCCGTGACCAGGACGGGCAGCCCCTGATCAAGTGGCACGACGCGGAAGGTGCCTTTGAGGCCTGGAAGGAGTGTACGCGCGGGCGGCCCTGCGACTACACCGGCCTGACCTACCAGAAGCTGCTCGCGGGCAGCGGCGTTCCCTGGCCGGTGAACCAGGCGCACCCGGACGGCACCGTGCGCCTCTACACCGACTTCGTGTTTCCCACTGCCGCCGATTACGCCGAGACGTACGGCCACGACTTGGAGACCGGAGCGGCGGTGACCTCCGAGGAGTACCGGGCCCACGACCCGAATGGCCGGGCCATCATCAAGGCCGCCGACTACCGCGAGCCGCACGAGGTCCCGAACGACGAGTACCCGCTGTGGCTCACCACGGGGCGGCAGGTGTACCACTTCCACACCCGCACCAAGACGGGCCGCTCGAAGGAACTGCAAGACGCCGCCCCCGACGCCTTCGTCCAGCTCTCTCCCGAGGACGCCGCGAAGTACGGCATTGAGAATGACGACTGGATTCTGGTGGAGTCGCGGCGGGGGCTGGTGATCGAGCGGGCCCTGATCGGCAACATCGAGCCGGGGCTGGTGTTCATTCCCTGGCACTACGGGTACTGGGACGACCCCAGCCGCCCCCGCGCCGCGAACGAGCTGACGATCACCGAGTGGGACCCGGTGAGCAAGCAGCCGCACTACAAGTACGCTGCGGTGCGCATCAGCAAGTACGACGCCAGGGACGCCCTGCCGAAGGCCGGATGGCTGGGCCGGGCGGTGGAGGCGGCCCGGAATCTGGTGGCGGGCGAGAAGGAGCCCTCTGCCAGCAGTTCCAGGTCCGAAGGCCCGCAACCCAAGACGACGCAAAGGGTGGATGGTTGACGATGCATGTTGGAAATTATCTCGGCCTGGTGCACGGCAGCGAGGAGCGACTCGTGGACGCGATCATCAGAGTCGCGGCACATCACGGCGACGAACCCGACATCTACGAGACCTGCCAGTTGCTCGCGGGCTGGTCCAGGAAACATCTGGAGCACCTCGGGCCGCTCGTGCAGAAGTACGGCGAGCAGAAGAATCCCGAGCCGGCAAATATGGAAAAGGCGCTGTTCCACGGGCCGCGCCAGGGAAGCTTGGGCCTGCTGCGGGACCTGCATGACCTGTGGCTGATGACGAACGAGGTGCAACTCTGCTGGACTGTTCTGGAACAGGCAGCCCGGGCCCTGCGGGACGACGAACTGGAACAGGTCTGCCAGGAATGCGGCCAGGAAACCAAACGGCAGACCTCCTTTTTCCTGACCCGCATCAAGCAGGCGGCTCCGCAATCCCTGGTGGTCGCCTCGTGACCCCTGAAGCCGTTCAGGCCGAGGAGCACCCGGAAGCCAGACCTGCGGCCAGCGCAGAGCCGAACTCGAAGCCCGAAGACGGGGCGATGGCCGAGGCCGAGGAGCGCCGGGCCATCTCGCCCACGGTGGTGCATGAGACCATCCGCAAGGAGGGTGAGGAGGAGTTGAGCCGCTCCACCTCGGCCCTGGGGTGGTCGGGCCTTGCGGCGGGCCTCTCGATGGGATTCTCACTCGTCGCCGAGGGTCTGCTGCGTCAGCACCTGCCCGACGTGTCGTGGAGGCCCCTGATCTCCAAGTTCGGGTACAGCGTCGGCTTCCTGATCGTGGTGCTGGGGCGACAGCAACTGTTCACCGAGAACACCCTGACACCGATCCTCCCGTTGCTGCATAACTGGAGTCTGGGCAAACTCGGACAGGTGGCCCGGCTGTGGATCACGGTCCTGCTCACCAACCTGCTCGGGGCGTTGCTGTTCGCGTGGGTGGTGGGAAACACCGAGGCTTTCGATGCCGCAACCCGCGCCAGCTTCGCGGAAATAGGCCGGGCGGCGGCAGAGCCCCCGTTCTGGACGATCCTTGTCCGGGGCGTCTTCGCGGGCTGGCTGATCGCGCTGATGGTGTGGCTGTTGCCCGCCGCCGAGACCGCGCGGGTGAGCATCATCGTCATCCTCACCTTTCTGGTGGGGCTCGGGGAGTTCAGCCACATCATCGCCGGGTCGGTGGAGGTGCTGTACCTCGTCACCACCGGTGCCCTTTCGTTCGGCAAGTACCTGGTGGACTACATGGTTCCCACCCTGCTCGGCAACATCCTGGGTGGCGTGACGCTCGTGGCAGCCCTCAATCACGCTCAGGTCGTGGCGGGCGACAGGAAGGGAAGGCAGGCAGGGTGAGTCAAGCGACCGGGCGACAACCGGGCATTCCCCAGGCGCTCTGGGCTCCCCTCTCGGCCGGGGCCCTGATCCTCGTGATCGGGCTCTTCGGCCTGGCCGCACACCAGCCGCTGCTGTTTCCAAGCCTGGGGCCGACGGCGTTCCTGCAAACCGAGACGCCGGACCAACCCAGCGCACGGCCCTATCACGTCGTCGTCGGGCACCTCGTGGGCCTCCTCGCGGGCTTTTTCGCCGTGTGGGTGTTCGGGGCGACGGGTGCGCCCAGTGTCCTCGCGACGCATGACCTCACGGCGCCCCGGGTTTGGGCCTCGGTCCTGGCGGTCGCCCTGACCCTGCTGGGCGGCCTCGTGCTGCACGCCTCGCACCCTCCGGCGGCCGCGACGACCCTGCTCGCCTCGCTGGGCGGCTTCCCGCCGACCGTCCGCAGCACCGTCACGGTGATGGGCGGCGTGCTCCTGGTCACCCTGCTCGGGGAGGTCCTTCGGCGCCTGCGCCTGCGGCAAACAGGCGTGCCGTGAGATGTGCAAGCAGGTCCATACCCCACTGGGCCTGCCTTGTATGTTGCGGATAGGACACGGAGCGGCAGACCTGGCCTGCCTGGGTGGCGAACACCGTAACCGAGCTTTGGCCGTCGCTCTGTCCCGCCCAGAGAAGCCCGCATGGTTGCTTGTATGTTCGGAACGGGGCGCAGGGCGGTAGACCGGTTGGTCTGCCCCCCAAAAACTGGATACAACTGACTGGAGTCCATCGGCTCGCCCCTGGCTGGGGACGGGGACTTCCCCTACCCCCTGGGAGAAAGCGAGGGTGACCCATGAAGCAGAAGCGATTCAGCGAGGAACAAATCATCAAGCTGCTCCAGGACACTAAAAAGGGTGAAAAATCGGTGGAGGAGCTGTGCCGGGAGGCCGGGTGCAGCACGGCCTCCTTTTCGTCGAAGACGAGCCTCGTGCTGCCGTTGTCCGTATACCAGAATGGCTCGTGTGGAAGGTGTGCGGGGAGGCGAGGGGCACGTACGACCCTTCCAGATGCTGCGCCGGATACGTGCCGAGGGTGGGCAAACGGGCGTGCAGCGACCGCAGAGCATCGACCTGATGAGGGAGGGGCGGAGCGGCGGCGGTGACGAGGAAATCCACGTCACTCTCCCGTCCGCGTCTCTCACAGCATACGGATTTCGTTTTCTGAAGCGCCCCGGACCACAGAGAGCCGCTTCCCTCGCCCTCCTGGCTG includes:
- a CDS encoding molybdopterin oxidoreductase family protein, whose product is MASETRDSINDIWGERTPHGPGQAWPVRVDERVSETPERWVRGTCVLCSNGCGLDIGVKDGKIVGVRGLATDVTNKGRLGPKGLHGWVANNSEDRLKRPLIRKGGRLQEASWDEAIDLIVQKSKEIVEKHTSGAIGFYTSGQLFLEEYYTLGVIGKGGLGTPHMDGNTRLCTATAAAALKVSFGADGQPGGYEDLDTTDCVLHVGHNIASQQTVLWMRILDRLAGPNPPKIIVIDPRRTFTAEKATVHLAPKVGTNVAVMNGLLHLIIQAGKTDPAFLEAHTVGYDDLKKTVEKYTPEHVEELSGVPAADLRAAGDILANTETLVSTILQGVYQSMQATAAAVQVNNIHLVRGLIGKPGSGILQMNGQPTAQNTRETGADGDLPGFRNWGNPEHIRQLAQLWNVPFNKIPHWSPPTHAMQIWRYAEQGSIKMLWIQATNPAVSLPQLSRIRGILDKEDLFVVVQDAFLTETAARADVVLPAAIWGEKTGTFTNVSRTVHISCKAVEPPGEARSDLDIFLDYARRMDFRDQDGQPLIKWHDAEGAFEAWKECTRGRPCDYTGLTYQKLLAGSGVPWPVNQAHPDGTVRLYTDFVFPTAADYAETYGHDLETGAAVTSEEYRAHDPNGRAIIKAADYREPHEVPNDEYPLWLTTGRQVYHFHTRTKTGRSKELQDAAPDAFVQLSPEDAAKYGIENDDWILVESRRGLVIERALIGNIEPGLVFIPWHYGYWDDPSRPRAANELTITEWDPVSKQPHYKYAAVRISKYDARDALPKAGWLGRAVEAARNLVAGEKEPSASSSRSEGPQPKTTQRVDG
- a CDS encoding HPP family protein, with amino-acid sequence MSQATGRQPGIPQALWAPLSAGALILVIGLFGLAAHQPLLFPSLGPTAFLQTETPDQPSARPYHVVVGHLVGLLAGFFAVWVFGATGAPSVLATHDLTAPRVWASVLAVALTLLGGLVLHASHPPAAATTLLASLGGFPPTVRSTVTVMGGVLLVTLLGEVLRRLRLRQTGVP
- a CDS encoding transposase yields the protein MKQKRFSEEQIIKLLQDTKKGEKSVEELCREAGCSTASFSSKTSLVLPLSVYQNGSCGRCAGRRGARTTLPDAAPDTCRGWANGRAATAEHRPDEGGAERRR
- a CDS encoding formate/nitrite transporter family protein — translated: MTPEAVQAEEHPEARPAASAEPNSKPEDGAMAEAEERRAISPTVVHETIRKEGEEELSRSTSALGWSGLAAGLSMGFSLVAEGLLRQHLPDVSWRPLISKFGYSVGFLIVVLGRQQLFTENTLTPILPLLHNWSLGKLGQVARLWITVLLTNLLGALLFAWVVGNTEAFDAATRASFAEIGRAAAEPPFWTILVRGVFAGWLIALMVWLLPAAETARVSIIVILTFLVGLGEFSHIIAGSVEVLYLVTTGALSFGKYLVDYMVPTLLGNILGGVTLVAALNHAQVVAGDRKGRQAG